A stretch of the Glandiceps talaboti chromosome 23, keGlaTala1.1, whole genome shotgun sequence genome encodes the following:
- the LOC144452712 gene encoding galactosylceramide sulfotransferase-like: MPDTFIDDVTPSKMFLPPIGVRQGEYANYKYDIASVHMKYNHLAINRFMNHKPIYITILRDPVAQTGSMFSFFNFGDALSRFQQGKQLSGEDLLDMFYRYPNYYRKFLPHKGDDIRNNQFYYLGLRPEHMENKTVVKKTIRKLDKEFNLVLLTEYFDESLVLLKKLLCWDVADVVYLPKNVGKTIHETTSNLQTHIRRWNLSADLEQRIRKWNSADVALYDHFRDVLFRKIKEYGKIKFSEDLKALQIKNEGVFKNCVNGTNETKRSMEFTTFSNSSTFCTQVSMYYRDMFIQIWNRQSVKVNQIY, from the coding sequence ATGCCGGACACCTTCATCGATGACGTCACGCCGAGCAAAATGTTCCTTCCACCAATAGGAGTCCGTCAAGGGgagtatgcaaattacaaatatgaCATCGCTTCTGTTCATATGAAATACAATCATCTGGCTATAAACAGATTCATGAATCACAAACCTATCTATATTACCATACTAAGAGACCCGGTTGCACAAACGGgttcaatgttttcatttttcaactTTGGGGACGCACTTTCAAGATTCCAGCAGGGCAAACAGTTGAGTGGTGAAGATCTGCTAGACATGTTTTACAGATATCCAAATTATTACAGGAAATTCTTGCCTCATAAAGGTGATGATATCCGAAATAATCAATTTTACTATTTAGGTTTACGACCAGAACACATGGAAAACAAAACTGTCGTCAAAAAGACAATTAGAAAGTTGGATAAAGAGTTTAATCTTGTTTTATTAACCGAATATTTTGACGAATCACTTGTGCTATTGAAGAAATTACTATGTTGGGATGTTGCTGACGTAGTATACCTCCCTAAGAATGTCGGCAAAACCATACATGAAACAACAAGTAATTTGCAGACTCATATTCGTCGATGGAATCTGTCTGCTGATTTGGAGCAACGTATTCGAAAATGGAATAGTGCCGATGTTGCCCTCTACGACCATTTTCGAGATGTTTTGTTTCGGAAAATTAAGGAATATggaaaaatcaaattttctgAGGACTTGAAAGCactacaaataaaaaatgaGGGTGTATTCAAGAACTGTGTGAATGGCACGAATGAAACGAAAAGAAGTATGGAATTTACAACATTTAGCAATTCGTCAACTTTTTGCACGCAGGTCTCAATGTATTACCGTGATATGTTTATTCAAATATGGAATCGACAAAGCGTCAAGGTGAATCAAATTTACTAG